A stretch of DNA from Jeotgalibacillus aurantiacus:
CCCCGGTATTCAAGGTGACGGCGTACCGTATCAAATACGATCGCAGGACGGGCGTTTCCAATATGAATATAGTTATAAACGGTCGGTCCGCACACATACATGGAGACCTTCCCCTCTTCAAGCGGTTTAAATACTTCCTTCTGCCTTGTGACAGTGTTATATAATTGAATGCTCATAATTGCGAGCTCCTTTCCCGTTCCTTTTTCAATTGTTCTTTCACAAATGCAAGCTCTGTTTCGAGCGTGCGGATGCGGTCCCAGATCGGATCCGGCATATCCTGATGATCCAGATCGCGGCGCACCTTTTTCCCATCGCGCACCACGACTTTACCCGGAATGCCGACAACAGTGGAATTGGCCGGCACGTCATTTAAGACAACTGAACCCGCTCCAACCTTGGAGTTCTGACCGATTACGATGGAACCAAGCACCTTTGCGCCTGTGGCAATCAGCACATTGTCCTCAAGCGTCGGATGACGTTTCCCTTTCTCTTTCCCTGTTCCACCGAGTGTTACGCCTTGGAAAACCGTCACGTTATTGCCGATTTCACATGTTTCCCCAATGACCACACCAACTCCGTGATCGATAAAAAAACGTCTGCCAATTTTCGCAGCAGGGTGGATTTCTATACCGGTCATCGCTCTTGCAAGCTGCGATATTGCCCGGGCAATAAAAAACATTTTTCGCTTATAAAAGACATGGGCAATCCGGTAAGCCCAGATCGCATGCAGTCCGGAGTACGTTAAGATAATTTCTAATGCTGAACGGGCAGCGGGATCCTGATCAAAAACGGTGTCGACATCTTCTTTTATCCGCTTAAACATCTCGTTCACTCCTCTCATTTTACACAATTTCCGCTATAATTCCGACTGAACACATATGAATTTACTGTTTTAAAATAGAAAAAGCGTCTCTGTCATATGACAGAGACGCTTTTTTGCGCGGTTCCACTCTGTTTGAAGCAATGTAACACACTGCTCCCCACCTCAACAGGATAACGGCCTGGAACCGCTTATGCCTACAATCGCTCTTCGGCAAAAGACTCAAGGGTGCATTTCAGAAAAGGATCAGCCCAAACCGCTCTCAGCCGGTGACGGTTCTCTCTTATCGGCATCACTTTTCCTACTTCTCCCTATCAAAGCTTTCATGTATCGTCAATCGTTGATTTGCGTTCTATAGACATACTATATACTATTCTTTTCGAAATGTTAATTAGTCAGCTTGCTTAATCGTGCAATGACTTTTTCTTTTCCTAATACTTCGATTGCATTCGGCAATTCAGGACCATGCGTCTGTCCTGTCACTGCGACACGAATCGGCATAAAGAGCTTTTTGCCTTTATGACCCGTTTCTTTTTGAACGGCTTTGATCGCTTTCTTGATCTGATCTGCCTCAAACGCCTCTAGCGCCTCAAGCTGCCCGATAAAGGAAGCCATCACCTCAGGCACCTGCTCTTCTGCAATCACAGCACTTGCCTCTTCATCATATTCAATCTCATCTTTAAAGAACAGCTCAGATAATCCGACAATTTCAGCACCGTAGCTCATCTGCTCCTGGTAAAGGGCAACTAAATTCCGCACCCACTGCTCCTGCTCCGGCGTGCGGTCCTTCGGAATTCTTCCCGCTTCCTCTAAATGCGGAACAGACAGCGCCACAACCGTATCAAGGTCAAGTGTCTTCATATACTGGTTATTCATCCACTCAAGCTTTTTCGTATCAAATACGGCCGGTGATTTCGACAGACGGTCCGCATCAAAAATATCGATAAGCTCCTGCTTCGAGAAGATTTCCTCTTCCCCTTTTGGCGACCAGCCAAGCAGCGCAATAAAGTTGAACAATGCCTGCGGCTGATAGCCCAGATCCTTATACTGCTCAATGAACTGAATAATAGAGCCATCGCGCTTGCTCAGCTTTTT
This window harbors:
- the cysE gene encoding serine O-acetyltransferase, translated to MFKRIKEDVDTVFDQDPAARSALEIILTYSGLHAIWAYRIAHVFYKRKMFFIARAISQLARAMTGIEIHPAAKIGRRFFIDHGVGVVIGETCEIGNNVTVFQGVTLGGTGKEKGKRHPTLEDNVLIATGAKVLGSIVIGQNSKVGAGSVVLNDVPANSTVVGIPGKVVVRDGKKVRRDLDHQDMPDPIWDRIRTLETELAFVKEQLKKERERSSQL